In Aspergillus oryzae RIB40 DNA, chromosome 6, one genomic interval encodes:
- a CDS encoding uncharacterized protein (monocarboxylate transporter), translating to MAECPTRSHYREQQRFEKSDIGTSTEIPIIQQDTTHSDFPEGGRQAWLVVFGAWCALFCTFGLITCIGVFLEYYKNGPLEKYTASQISWITSVQVFLQVGSSILWGRLYDSYGPRWLLLLGTPLYCFGLMMTSLSTQYYQIFISQAILSSIGSGAVFNASLTSTTAWFYKRRGTIFGIVNSGSSLAGVVLPIMMTRLFQSIGFSWTLRVLGFMFLALCGIACATVKTRLPPNWRPISVTDYIRPLRELKMVLTVLGGFLYFWGMFLPLNYIIIQAQANRVSPTLVPYLLPIIIAVSLIGRLLMGVAADRFGRFNCIIAITAMSGITTLALWIPGSNSTAAVIIYAVCFGLGSGGYVTLFPSCVTQISDFEEIGTGLGIAQLINAFGALTGSPLGGALIRGQDSSTDFLGLQVFCGVTMVASAVAFCAARYTQVGMRMAKV from the exons ATGGCGGAATGTCCAACCCGTTCTCACTACCGGGAACAACAACGGTTCGAGAAATCAGACATAGGTACCTCGACAGAGATTCCAATTATCCAGCAAGATACAACGCACTCTGATTTCCCAGAGGGAGGACGACAGGCATGGCTTGTGGTCTTTGGAGCATGGTGTGCTTTGTTTTGTACATTTGGTCTTATTACCTGCATAGGCGTGTTCCTGGAGTACTACAAGAACGGACCACTAGAAAAATACACTGCCAGTCAGATAAGCTGGATCACAAGTGTACAGGTGTTTCTTCAGGTCGGAAGCTCGATCTTG TGGGGACGTCTGTATGATTCGTATGGTCCTAGATGGCTACTTCTACTTGGAACTCCTCTCTATTGCTTTGGACTTATGATGACCTCTCTGTCGACGCAATATTATCAAATCTTTATCTCTCAGGCCATTTTAAGTTCGATCGGGTCCGGGGCTGTCTTCAATGCTAGCCTGACCTCCACAACGGCCTGGTTCTACAAGCGCCGAGGCACGATATTCGGTATTGTGAACTCCGGATCGTCCCTCGCGGGGGTTGTCTTGCCTATCATGATGACCCGGTTGTTCCAATCGATTGGGTTCAGCTGGACTCTCCGTGTCCTCGGCTTCATGTTCTTGGCTCTCTGTGGTATAGCATGCGCAACGGTGAAGACTCGATTGCCACCTAATTGGCGTCCAATCTCCGTCACGGACTATATCCGGCCCCTTAGGGAATTGAAGATGGTATTGACTGTGCTTGGCGGGTTTCTATACTTCTGGGGAATGTTCCTGCCTTTGAATTATATCATTATCCAGGCGCAGGCGAACAGGGTATCACCCACGCTTGTTCCCTACCTCCTCCCGATAATTATTGCAGTCAGCCTCATCGGTCGACTACTTATGGGCGTCGCCGCCGACCGTTTCGGGCGGTTCAACTgcatcatcgccatcacaGCCATGTCTGGAATCACGACATTGGCTCTATGGATCCCCGGGAGCAATAGTACAGCAGCGGTGATCATTTATGCCGTATGCTTCGGGCTTGGATCCGGTGGCTATGTGACGCTCTTCCCGTCGTGCGTGACTCAAATCAGTGATTTTGAGGAGATTGGAACCGGGCTCGGGATTGCGCAGTTGATCAACGCCTTTGGCGCATTGACTGGCTCTCCACTTGGGGGCGCCCTGATCCGGGGTCAGGATAGTAGCACTGATTTTCTGGGTCTTCAGGTCTTCTGTGGCGTGACTATGGTTGCTTCTGCTGTAGCATTCTGCGCCGCGCGATATACTCAGGTTGGAATGCGAATGGCGAAGGTGTGA
- a CDS encoding FAD-dependent oxidoreductase (predicted protein): protein MPKLKVIIVGGGLAGACMANGLVNKGNDLFDVTVFERDTESSGRDGYQIRLGAHALMGFRACLTEEQYRELLLCFGRSGGVVSSAPAIYNTEMELLLDLGKFPAYEKSAPIGRARLRDFLQAPLRQKGIMRHGRKFVRFEVIDDEETPGQSKIRAHFEDGPSEDCDILLSAEGSGSRANKQLGCNNIIEDGSLGAGSLLGKCHLPWSVLRTLPRPLIEKGAIFTTAASAMLFAAAYLPDSLAPSQKASVSGDLSGLKKPSNYDEEQAFLMVGFGWMEGPSSIEAIQLPDTKAFMREKLAETRCHPDFFKLIDALDPDAIQSVPWRYAKTIPVDWRRNLLLGKESSLDRSIANPRVWLIGDAIHPMLPSRGMGANQAIHDTADALGPLLELAKQKDRIGLLFDDDIRVQVGVYERAMIPRAFTWVKRSSAQVVRA, encoded by the coding sequence atgCCAAAACTCAAGGTGATCATAGTCGGCGGCGGTCTCGCTGGCGCCTGCATGGCGAATGGACTCGTCAACAAGGGCAACGACCTATTCGATGTCACCGTCTTCGAGCGCGACACGGAAAGCTCGGGCCGAGACGGGTATCAGATTCGGCTTGGAGCGCATGCGCTGATGGGATTCAGAGCCTGTTTGACGGAGGAGCAGTATAGGGAGCTGCTCCTTTGCTTCGGGCGCTCTGGCGGCGTGGTATCATCTGCACCGGCAATCTACAATACGGAAATGGAACTCCTGCTCGACCTGGGCAAATTCCCAGCTTATGAGAAGAGCGCTCCGATTGGGCGTGCTCGACTCCGTGATTTCCTCCAGGCTCCCCTACGCCAGAAAGGCATCATGAGGCACGGCAGGAAATTCGTGCGATTTGAAGTgatcgacgacgaagagacACCAGGTCAAAGCAAGATCAGGGCTCATTTTGAGGACGGGCCGAGCGAGGACTGTGATATTCTACTCTCGGCGGAAGGGAGTGGTAGTCGTGCTAACAAGCAGCTTGGCTGTAACAATATCATCGAGGACGGCTCCCTCGGCGCGGGCTCACTGCTTGGGAAATGTCACCTCCCTTGGAGCGTCCTCCGTACCCTTCCACGGCCTCTCATTGAGAAAGGCGCGATATTCACTACCGCCGCGAGTGCAATGCTCTTTGCAGCAGCCTACCTTCCTGACAGCTTGGCACCCTCACAGAAAGCTTCCGTGTCGGGGGACCTGAGTGGCTTAAAGAAGCCGAGTAACTACGATGAGGAACAAGCATTTCTGATGGTCGGATTTGGCTGGATGGAAGGGCCCTCCTCCATTGAGGCTATACAACTACCAGACACGAAGGCTTTTATGCGGGAAAAGCTTGCGGAGACGAGATGTCATCCGgatttcttcaagctcaTCGATGCGCTAGATCCCGACGCAATTCAAAGTGTCCCATGGAGATACGCTAAAACCATACCAGTGGACTGGAGGCGCAATCTTCTATTGGGCAAGGAGAGCAGCCTGGATCGGAGCATCGCCAACCCCCGAGTGTGGCTTATCGGTGACGCCATCCACCCGATGCTCCCTTCGAGAGGAATGGGAGCGAATCAGGCAATTCACGACACAGCCGATGCTCTTGGCCCTCTATTGGAGCTTGCAAAGCAGAAGGATCGGATCGGATTGTtatttgatgatgatatccgcGTCCAAGTGGGTGTGTACGAACGGGCAATGATTCCAAGAGCATTCACCTGGGTCAAGAGAAGCTCTGCACAAGTGGTACGCGCCTAG